Proteins found in one Drosophila busckii strain San Diego stock center, stock number 13000-0081.31 chromosome 2R, ASM1175060v1, whole genome shotgun sequence genomic segment:
- the LOC108594999 gene encoding SNF-related serine/threonine-protein kinase: MTLETQPIGGGLCDGKIAGLYDLEETLGSGHFAVVKLARHVFTGAKVAVKVVDKTKLDEVSKAHLFQEVRCMKLVQHPNVVRLYEVIDTQTKLYLVLELGDGGDLYDYIMKHDAGLSEELARKYFRQILRAITYCHQLHVVHRDLKPENVVFFEKLGLVKLTDFGFSNKFSPGQKLETFCGSLAYSAPEILLGDSYDAPAVDIWSLGVILYMLVCGQAPFEKANDSETLTMIMDCKYSMPSHVSKDCSNLIGSMLVRDPKKRATVEEIASCAWLKQTDEPDAVEHTLPLVSREQLSEEDHAFIIQKMINGNIASKEEIQQALDKNKYNHITATYFLLAEILLRRRTEEQAQKQKRQEASLKLGDTNRRTLAEKPSPTENPKVVVPISINVTPATQFANDNAKPDKRTRKCSIVREEDEEESANESVGIGNELKVATTRRESISDGRLHRSVQDRNSSPAPETEVPIKISANIVVSFDITLAQKLKQIDKCAKVDEDTLSGLKELEIGKLKPLPSSSKNPVLTHRRTKLNKIRTPSCSSSEASDDDTKTRNKKKINKFVGDAPIRFRMHRRDSHDDSSDSQDQLYPPPGSNSGNANFISNSGSGVSGKKEDQGQCKEPNKSEETRKSHTQKNRKQQKDHVDKHSHVNKQQLASFDNKSTRRRRIRESQSLDRITEAQEYELRQRCYVNEATTHQQQHIDHRNSLNNLTTFSVAETKEEYDEESEIVSDQKQYIYDTNHSKSYKNNNHNHSNNNNNNNNNNSNTFHNTNNKKKSNETPKDIYRLNSVEQIDLILEDKSLTKAIHVTGSKCFVTMKKIRRLGKYFPVVNFS, from the exons ATGACCTTGGAAACGCAACCAATTGGCGGTGGTCTGTGCGATGGCAAAATCGCTGGACTGTACGATCTGGAGGAGACGCTGGGCTCGGGACATTTTGCAGTTGTCAAACTGGCAAGGCATGTGTTCACGGGTGCCAAAGTGGCAGTGAAAGTCGTTGATAAAACCAAACTGGACGAGGTCTCCAAAGCACATTTGTTTCAAGAAGTGCG CTGCATGAAACTAGTGCAGCATCCGAATGTGGTGCGGCTCTATGAAGTCATTGACACACAGACCAAGCTATATTTGGTGCTGGAGCTGGGAGATGGCGGTGATCTGTATGATTATATAATGAAGCATGATGCTGGCTTGAGTGAGGAGCTGGCGCGTAAATATTTCCGGCAAATACTGCGCGCAATCACGTACTGTCATCAATTGCACGTAGTGCATAG AGACTTGAAACCGGAGAATGTGGTTTTCTTTGAGAAATTGGGTCTGGTCAAGTTGACAGACTTTGGTTTTAGCAACAAGTTCTCGCCTGGGCAGAAACTGGAAACATTTTGCGGCAGCCTTGCCTATTCCGCCCCCGAAATTCTATTGGGTGACTCGTACGATGCACCAGCCGTAG ATATTTGGTCGCTGGGCGTTATACTCTATATGCTGGTATGTGGCCAGGCCCCTTTTGAAAAGGCCAACGATTCGGAGACGCTAACCATGATAATGGATTGCAAGTACAGCATGCCATCGCATGTGAGCAAGGACTGCAGCAATTTGATTGGCAGCATGCTGGTGCGAGATCCCAAGAAACGCGCCACCGTCGAAGAAATTGCATCATGCGCTTGGCTAAAGCAAACTGACGAGCCCGATGCAGTGGAGCATACGCTGCCGTTAGTAAGCCGCGAGCAGCTTAGCGAGGAGGATCATGCCTTTATAATTCAGAAAATGATAAACGGAAACATTGCGTCCAAGGAAGAGATACAGCA AGCTCTTGATAAAAATAAGTACAATCACATAACGGCCACATATTTTCTGCTAGCAGAAATACTTTTACGCCGGCGAACCGAGGAGCaggcgcaaaaacaaaaacgtcaAGAGGCTAGCTTGAA ATTAGGAGATACCAATCGCCGTACGTTGGCTGAGAAACCAAGTCCAACAGAGAATCCCAAAGTAGTCGTGCCTATTAGCATAAATGTGACGCCAGCCACTCAATTTGCAAATGACAATGCCAAACCT gaCAAGCGTACCCGCAAGTGCAGCATTGTGCGCGAGGAGGATGAGGAGGAGTCTGCCAATGAAAGCGTTGGCATTGGCAATGAACTAAAGGTGGCCACAACGCGACGTGAATCTATTTCTGATGGACGCTTGCATCGTTCTGTACAGGACCGCAACAGCTCGCCAGCTCCAGAGACCGAAGtgccaataaaaataagcgCAAATATTGTTGTATCCTTCGATATAACGCTGGCCCAAAAGCTCAAGCAAATAGATAAATGTGCCAAGGTAGATGAGGACACCCTAAGCGGCCTTAAGGAGCTCGAAATTGGCAAATTAAAGCCATtaccgagcagcagcaagaatcCTGTGCTAACCCATCGCCGCACAAAGCTGAACAAAATACGCACGCCTTCATGCAGCAGCTCTGAGGCTTCGGATGATGATACCAAGACGCGTaataagaagaaaataaataaatttgtgggCGATGCACCTATTAGATTTCGCATGCATCGTCGAGACTCGCATGATGACTCAAGTGACTCGCAGGATCAGTTGTATCCACCGCCAGGCTCTAATAGCGGTAATgccaatttcatttcaaatagCGGCTCCGGTGTAAGCGGAAAAAAGGAAGATCAGGGACAGTGCAAAGAG CCAAATAAATCAGAAGAAACTCGCAAATCTCATACACAAAAGAACAGAAAACAGCAAAAGGATCATGTGGACAAACATTCCCATGTgaataagcaacaattagcATCGTTTGACAACAAATCAACACGTCGACGACGCATACGCGAAAGTCAATCATTGGATCGCATCACAGAGGCTCAGGAGTACGAGCTGCGTCAGCGTTGCTATGTAAATGAAGCAACAacacaccaacagcaacatatcGACCATAGAAATTCACTAAACAACTTGACCACATTCTCCGTTGCCGAAACTAAGGAAGAGTATGATGAGGAGTCTGAAATTGTGTCGGACCAAaagcaatatatttatgacaCCAATCATAGCAAAAGCTACAAGAACAATAACCATAAccatagcaacaacaacaacaacaacaacaataataatagtaacaCTTTCCACAACaccaataacaaaaagaaatccAACGAAACACCAAAAGATATTTATCGTCTAAACTCAGTCGAACAAATCGATTTGATTTTGGAGGATAAAAGCCTTACCAAAGCAATACATGTAACCGGCTCTAAATGCTTTGTCACCATGAAAAAGATACGAAGGCTCGGAAAATATTTTCCCGTAGTGAACTTCTCttaa